In uncultured Cohaesibacter sp., a genomic segment contains:
- a CDS encoding LysR family transcriptional regulator — MEKTDLNLLRSLQALLQSSNVTQAAETLGLSQSAMSYNLARLRNLLGDEILTRQGSHMVKTPYAQTLEEPLAHILGDVDRLFRRDMPFELAECREAFSIALPDVGEADFAPLLLHKVRQEAPNVKLNFIPIGTLRILDALDDGSIHVAIGAYLEGRVHHKRKLLFHERFLSLYNPERIDRSEMDNLESWQALPHIVVTESSGEPDPLRLALGRNGQKCNVVATSSRIMLFPMLLKDAPLVATLPASLATRFAKIYGLETAVPPVEMKEVPIMLLWHQSFDKSPAHTWLRQTIYESFRPSGDHS; from the coding sequence ATGGAAAAGACAGATCTCAATCTTCTGCGCAGCCTTCAGGCCCTGCTTCAAAGCAGCAATGTGACGCAGGCGGCCGAAACGCTCGGCCTCAGTCAATCAGCGATGAGCTATAATCTGGCGCGTCTGCGCAATCTGCTGGGCGATGAAATCCTCACGCGGCAAGGCAGCCATATGGTCAAGACGCCCTATGCGCAGACACTGGAAGAGCCGCTCGCGCATATTCTGGGCGATGTCGACAGGCTGTTTCGGCGCGACATGCCCTTCGAACTGGCTGAGTGCCGCGAAGCATTCAGCATTGCCTTGCCTGATGTCGGTGAGGCGGATTTCGCCCCACTCCTTTTGCACAAGGTGCGGCAGGAAGCGCCCAATGTGAAACTGAACTTCATACCCATCGGCACGCTCAGGATACTGGATGCCCTCGATGATGGCTCCATCCATGTGGCAATCGGGGCCTATCTCGAAGGGCGCGTTCACCACAAGCGCAAGCTCCTGTTTCATGAGCGCTTTTTGAGCCTTTACAATCCCGAACGGATTGATCGGTCCGAGATGGACAATCTGGAAAGCTGGCAGGCCTTGCCGCATATCGTGGTCACCGAAAGCAGCGGCGAGCCGGACCCCTTGCGGCTGGCGCTGGGGCGCAATGGTCAGAAATGCAATGTCGTGGCCACCTCTTCGCGGATCATGCTGTTTCCGATGCTGCTCAAGGATGCGCCGCTGGTGGCAACCCTTCCGGCGAGCCTTGCCACCCGTTTTGCCAAAATCTACGGCTTGGAAACCGCTGTTCCTCCGGTTGAGATGAAAGAGGTGCCGATCATGCTGCTCTGGCATCAGTCCTTTGACAAGTCTCCGGCGCACACATGGTTGCGCCAGACAATCTATGAGTCATTCCGGCCTTCCGGAGACCATTCCTGA
- a CDS encoding NAD(P)H-binding protein, whose translation MKVAVIGHTGMGGSALTQQLLARGHEVTGLALDAEKVPSGNGLASVKADIFDVPDLTEKLKGHDVVVSIFSGGHEVDLKVYYRQAEGTRRIIKAFRDAKGKYLMYVGGAASLFVKPGLQMFDDPRFPRWYFGVQPAVHLRWLGDITGEGFFYDAAARKESGEIQPGQSDSVLEECVKNWKQVPLLEGCRIALDLFEGRNDFSWSFLSPPWLYRPGTGSGRYELSVDYMVFEKGVPTGIAVPDLALALADEVENQALIHKHWTLYGEQVD comes from the coding sequence ATGAAAGTTGCTGTCATTGGTCATACTGGGATGGGCGGATCCGCGCTCACCCAACAGCTTCTCGCGCGCGGTCATGAAGTGACCGGCCTGGCGCTGGATGCCGAGAAGGTGCCTTCCGGCAATGGTCTTGCGAGCGTCAAGGCCGACATTTTCGATGTGCCGGATCTGACCGAAAAGCTCAAGGGCCACGATGTGGTGGTCTCTATCTTTTCGGGCGGCCATGAGGTCGACCTGAAAGTCTATTATCGTCAGGCCGAGGGCACCCGCCGCATCATCAAGGCCTTTCGCGATGCCAAAGGCAAATATCTGATGTATGTTGGCGGAGCGGCGAGCCTTTTCGTCAAGCCCGGCCTGCAAATGTTCGACGATCCGCGTTTCCCGCGCTGGTATTTCGGTGTGCAGCCTGCGGTGCATCTGCGCTGGCTTGGCGATATCACTGGCGAGGGCTTTTTCTATGATGCCGCAGCCCGCAAGGAGAGCGGAGAAATCCAGCCCGGACAATCTGACAGCGTGCTGGAAGAATGCGTCAAGAACTGGAAGCAGGTGCCGCTGCTGGAGGGCTGCCGCATCGCTCTGGATCTGTTCGAAGGGCGCAATGATTTCAGCTGGAGCTTTCTCTCACCGCCATGGCTCTATCGTCCGGGAACGGGAAGCGGCCGCTATGAATTGAGCGTTGACTATATGGTCTTTGAAAAGGGTGTCCCCACCGGCATCGCCGTGCCGGATCTGGCCTTGGCGCTGGCCGACGAGGTTGAAAATCAGGCCCTCATTCACAAACACTGGACGCTTTATGGCGAACAGGTGGATTGA
- a CDS encoding carbohydrate ABC transporter permease → MVERKRTKIIRRLITAIGVLIALGWSLAPVYWVLVTSLKVSREIYAIPPTLWPSHITFANYRNALFDSPFLQYVLNSFAVAIGVTIISAVIGALTAYPVARMKFKGRNLSARLIVTAYLLPPSLLFIPLFLVLQNMGLVDTKMGLIVAYLTFTVPFCTWMMISYFATIPAELDEAALMDGATRTQILRRVVLPIARPGIAVVALFAFTHAWNEFLYALVYAYSDTSKTFTAGLSGLIMGDTYIWGQLMASSVIAIIPILIIYIAAQRYIVEGLAAGSVKG, encoded by the coding sequence ATGGTTGAACGCAAGCGAACCAAAATCATCCGCCGACTGATAACGGCGATCGGCGTCCTGATTGCCCTTGGCTGGTCTCTGGCTCCGGTTTACTGGGTTCTGGTTACCTCTCTCAAGGTCTCGCGGGAGATCTACGCGATCCCGCCGACGCTCTGGCCAAGCCATATAACCTTTGCCAATTATCGCAACGCGCTGTTTGACTCGCCATTCCTGCAATATGTGCTGAACAGCTTCGCGGTTGCCATCGGCGTTACGATCATATCCGCTGTCATCGGTGCGCTGACCGCCTATCCGGTGGCACGGATGAAATTCAAGGGGCGCAATCTGTCCGCACGCCTGATCGTGACGGCCTATCTGCTGCCGCCTTCCCTGCTCTTCATCCCGTTATTTCTGGTGCTCCAGAATATGGGCCTCGTGGATACCAAGATGGGCCTCATCGTTGCCTATCTGACTTTCACCGTGCCTTTCTGCACCTGGATGATGATCAGCTATTTCGCAACAATCCCCGCAGAACTGGACGAAGCAGCCCTGATGGATGGAGCAACGCGCACGCAGATTCTGCGCCGCGTGGTGCTCCCCATCGCCCGCCCGGGCATCGCTGTTGTCGCCCTGTTCGCCTTCACCCATGCATGGAATGAATTTCTCTATGCTCTGGTCTATGCCTATTCCGACACATCCAAGACATTCACTGCCGGCCTGTCAGGCTTGATCATGGGCGATACCTACATTTGGGGTCAGCTGATGGCCAGTTCCGTTATCGCCATCATTCCGATCCTTATCATCTATATCGCGGCTCAGCGATACATCGTCGAGGGCCTTGCTGCGGGTAGCGTCAAGGGCTGA
- a CDS encoding ABC transporter substrate-binding protein has translation MIHLKGMTWDHPRGYAPLEKAAECFRAIHPDVTISWERRSLQAFADRPLAMMAKEYDFIVIDHPHVGEAERDKSLIPLDGTGHDEELAEFAARSVGPSYASYVYHDHVWALPTDAAAQVACFRPDLIEQPPTRWEEVIALAEKGRVTMPLKPIDAAASFCTLSANLGHPVAAREGELFDRATAREVLAALLAVARNLDPVCLSNNPIEVLERMSQQDDFCYCPLLYGYNSYSRKERSKPIAFNDIPALGNDGPCGSMIGGAGIAVTSGCQHREIALEFAFWIMSREVQSGFYFDAMGQPGHRDAWLDERTNAQSLDFFKNTLETLDRSWLRPRYDGFLGFIDAAGRLINRYLGAPQNVETVLDDMEQAYEISQKQRLDRTFE, from the coding sequence ATGATACATCTCAAAGGAATGACATGGGATCATCCGCGCGGATATGCGCCCCTTGAGAAGGCCGCCGAATGCTTCAGGGCGATCCATCCCGATGTCACCATCAGCTGGGAGCGGCGCTCCCTGCAAGCCTTCGCCGACAGGCCGCTGGCCATGATGGCAAAGGAATATGATTTCATCGTTATAGATCATCCCCATGTTGGTGAGGCCGAGCGGGACAAGTCTCTCATTCCCCTTGATGGAACCGGCCATGATGAAGAACTGGCGGAATTTGCCGCAAGAAGCGTCGGCCCTTCTTATGCAAGCTATGTCTATCACGATCATGTCTGGGCCTTGCCTACGGACGCCGCCGCGCAGGTTGCCTGCTTCCGGCCCGACCTGATCGAACAGCCCCCGACCCGGTGGGAAGAGGTGATCGCGCTGGCAGAGAAGGGCAGGGTCACCATGCCCCTCAAACCGATTGATGCGGCGGCCAGCTTCTGCACCCTGTCGGCCAATCTTGGCCATCCGGTGGCTGCCAGAGAGGGCGAGCTGTTTGATCGCGCAACCGCGCGCGAAGTGCTTGCAGCCCTCTTGGCGGTGGCCCGAAATCTCGATCCGGTCTGCCTTTCCAATAACCCGATTGAGGTGCTCGAGCGCATGTCACAGCAGGATGATTTCTGCTACTGCCCGCTGCTTTATGGCTACAATTCCTACAGCCGCAAAGAGCGTTCCAAACCGATAGCTTTTAACGATATTCCCGCATTGGGGAATGATGGCCCCTGTGGTTCCATGATCGGGGGGGCGGGCATTGCGGTCACATCCGGCTGTCAACATCGGGAAATCGCTCTGGAATTTGCGTTCTGGATCATGAGCCGCGAGGTGCAAAGTGGATTTTACTTCGATGCCATGGGGCAACCGGGACACCGCGATGCGTGGCTGGATGAACGCACCAACGCCCAAAGCCTCGACTTCTTCAAAAATACGCTCGAAACACTGGACAGAAGCTGGCTGCGACCGCGCTATGACGGCTTCCTCGGCTTCATCGATGCTGCCGGACGGCTTATCAACCGCTATCTGGGGGCGCCGCAGAATGTCGAAACCGTACTGGACGACATGGAACAAGCCTACGAAATCAGCCAGAAGCAGCGGCTGGACCGCACATTTGAATGA
- a CDS encoding mannonate dehydratase → MRTALCLEPEINSKWYYAREMCVNDIVTIRDATAEIPVWDLMTLARIKKSYEDFGFRVPVLEGWIPMDNIKLGNPEGELELERVLAMIENMGALGIEVFCYSWMAINGWLRTSMTTRLPGGARTTSYDHAIVEKDPRSSGKILVSEEQLWQTLEAFLERAIPVAEKAGVKLAMHPDDPPISPLLGVGRIMSSVENFERLLSLSDSPANGITFCQANFALMQDDLPATIRQLGRDGRIHFVHFRDMEGDVYRMHETFHGMGQIDMYECIKAYMDIGFDGVMRPDHAPVMWGEPNKHPGYEGLGRIYAIGYMRGLIEAAQAERKAG, encoded by the coding sequence ATGAGAACAGCTTTGTGTCTCGAGCCTGAAATCAACTCCAAATGGTATTACGCAAGAGAAATGTGCGTGAACGACATTGTCACCATCCGGGACGCCACCGCGGAGATTCCTGTCTGGGACCTGATGACCCTCGCGCGCATCAAGAAGTCATATGAAGATTTCGGCTTTCGGGTTCCCGTGCTCGAAGGCTGGATTCCGATGGACAATATCAAGCTGGGAAATCCGGAAGGCGAGCTTGAGCTGGAGCGTGTTCTCGCGATGATCGAGAATATGGGCGCTCTGGGCATCGAGGTCTTCTGCTACAGCTGGATGGCGATAAATGGCTGGTTGCGTACATCCATGACCACCCGACTGCCGGGCGGGGCAAGAACCACAAGCTACGACCATGCCATTGTCGAAAAGGACCCCCGCTCAAGCGGCAAGATTCTCGTAAGCGAAGAGCAGCTCTGGCAGACGCTGGAAGCCTTTCTGGAACGGGCGATACCGGTTGCCGAGAAGGCCGGAGTCAAGCTGGCCATGCATCCCGATGATCCCCCCATTTCGCCGTTGCTCGGGGTCGGTCGCATCATGAGCAGCGTTGAGAATTTCGAGCGCCTTCTTTCTCTCTCCGACAGTCCGGCCAATGGCATCACTTTCTGTCAGGCCAATTTTGCCCTGATGCAGGATGACTTGCCCGCAACGATCCGACAGCTCGGGCGCGACGGGCGTATTCATTTTGTCCATTTCCGCGACATGGAAGGCGACGTCTACCGGATGCACGAGACTTTTCACGGTATGGGGCAAATCGACATGTATGAATGCATCAAGGCCTATATGGATATCGGTTTTGACGGCGTCATGCGGCCCGATCATGCCCCGGTCATGTGGGGAGAGCCGAACAAGCATCCCGGCTATGAAGGGCTCGGCCGGATCTATGCCATTGGCTATATGCGCGGTCTGATCGAAGCCGCTCAGGCTGAGCGGAAGGCAGGCTGA
- a CDS encoding IclR family transcriptional regulator, whose amino-acid sequence MTQNGNPTVERLMQILRELERSPHGLSRTELVEKTGLARSSVYRILNSLEEHRMIRELSTGTFVLGNRVLELANSVTHNSDFFRLAQFLQPELEFLAFKIDQTCKISIMESEAIMVIAGATPKAPHALSYTIGEYLPIHAGGASKVLMAYLPEAERDRLLSRNLGALTDKTITDKNLLAKELELIRKQGWAEDRGEYSLSVCSFAAPIFRQTGEVIAALSIPFMKGADDALRESLREAAVNGANALSKSIEQYSFRP is encoded by the coding sequence ATGACGCAGAACGGAAACCCGACGGTCGAGAGGCTGATGCAGATATTGCGTGAGCTTGAACGGTCCCCGCACGGCTTGAGCAGAACCGAACTGGTGGAGAAAACCGGCCTTGCACGATCGAGCGTGTACCGGATCCTGAACTCGCTTGAAGAGCATCGGATGATACGGGAGCTTTCCACCGGCACATTTGTGCTGGGCAACAGGGTGCTGGAGCTGGCAAACAGCGTGACCCACAACAGTGATTTCTTCCGACTGGCGCAATTCCTTCAGCCAGAGCTGGAATTCCTGGCCTTCAAGATCGATCAGACCTGCAAGATTTCAATTATGGAATCGGAAGCAATCATGGTGATTGCCGGCGCAACACCCAAGGCCCCCCATGCCCTGAGCTACACAATAGGCGAATATCTGCCCATTCACGCCGGTGGCGCCAGCAAGGTGCTGATGGCCTATTTGCCTGAGGCCGAGCGGGACAGATTGCTCTCGCGCAATCTGGGTGCGCTGACCGACAAGACCATAACTGACAAGAATCTGTTGGCAAAAGAGCTTGAATTGATCCGGAAGCAGGGCTGGGCAGAAGACAGGGGCGAATATAGCCTGAGCGTCTGCTCTTTCGCCGCCCCCATCTTTCGCCAAACAGGCGAAGTGATCGCCGCCCTCTCCATCCCCTTCATGAAAGGGGCTGATGATGCATTGCGCGAGAGCCTGAGGGAAGCGGCAGTGAATGGAGCCAACGCCTTGAGCAAATCCATAGAGCAATATTCATTCAGACCATGA
- a CDS encoding sugar ABC transporter permease, with translation MATNALPQGFSSPIVPRKRKRHRPDWIMAYIFLAPAAAIFAAFIAYPLIDGISTGFTDRMIARGGHFSGLENFITLFSDATFRGAALNSLYLTVGTVALKLVLGLAMAVLLSQPMPARGLIRALAFLPWAVPGMIASLSWKWIFDEQSGVLEYLVMQLGLSDRPVYWLSDPSIALFVVAIAMVWQGLPFFTMMFVAALASIPPDLNEAAAIDGAGTVRRFFRITLPQMRGVIAVTVMLSTIWTFNSFEMVYVLTGGGPAGRTHILPTLAYEYAITQSQLGLGSAVIVSVIPVFLILIVLLTQRMLRDQNA, from the coding sequence ATGGCGACCAATGCTCTCCCGCAAGGTTTTTCCAGTCCGATCGTTCCGCGCAAACGCAAAAGACACCGGCCAGACTGGATCATGGCCTATATCTTTCTGGCTCCGGCGGCCGCGATTTTTGCCGCCTTCATCGCCTATCCGCTGATCGATGGCATTTCCACCGGCTTCACCGATCGCATGATCGCTCGCGGGGGGCATTTCAGCGGACTGGAGAATTTCATCACCCTGTTTTCGGATGCGACCTTCCGCGGCGCGGCGCTCAATTCGCTCTATCTCACCGTGGGAACCGTTGCGCTCAAGCTGGTTTTGGGGCTGGCGATGGCGGTGCTGCTATCCCAGCCGATGCCAGCGCGTGGGCTGATCCGGGCTCTGGCCTTCCTGCCCTGGGCCGTGCCGGGCATGATTGCCAGCCTTTCCTGGAAATGGATCTTTGATGAGCAGAGCGGTGTTCTGGAATATCTCGTCATGCAACTGGGGCTGAGCGACCGCCCGGTCTACTGGTTGTCGGACCCGTCCATCGCGCTGTTTGTCGTGGCCATTGCCATGGTCTGGCAGGGGTTGCCCTTCTTCACCATGATGTTCGTTGCCGCTCTGGCCTCCATTCCGCCGGATCTGAACGAGGCGGCGGCCATTGACGGTGCGGGCACCGTGCGTCGCTTCTTCCGGATCACCCTGCCGCAGATGCGCGGTGTTATCGCGGTTACTGTCATGCTCTCCACCATCTGGACCTTCAATTCCTTCGAGATGGTCTATGTGCTGACGGGTGGAGGACCGGCTGGCCGTACCCATATCCTGCCGACGCTGGCCTATGAATATGCCATTACGCAAAGCCAGTTGGGGCTGGGGTCTGCCGTGATCGTTTCGGTCATACCGGTCTTTCTCATTCTCATTGTTCTTCTGACCCAGCGCATGCTGCGCGACCAGAATGCATAA
- the fucO gene encoding lactaldehyde reductase: MNRMILNETSYFGAGCRSELVTEVKNRGFDKALIVTDAVLVKSGVVEKVTALLDKAGLAYEIFDKVMPNPTIAVVKEGIETFKKAGADYLIAIGGGSPQDTSKAIGIVINNPEFDDIRSLEGVAPTKKPCVPIIALATTAGTAAEVTINYVITDTEKRRKFVCVDPHDIPIVAIIDSELMASMPTSLKAATGMDALTHAIEGYITLGAWELTDALHLKAIEIIARSLRDSCAGKPEGVEGMALGQYVAGMGFSNVGLGLVHGMAHPLGAFYDTPHGVANAILLPSLMAYNAEFTGEKYRDIAVAMGVKGVEAMALEEARKAAVDAVQQLSIDVKIPTKLTEVGARAEDIDALAEAAMADVCTGGNPRPAKLEDVKDLYRALM, translated from the coding sequence ATGAACAGAATGATATTGAATGAAACATCCTATTTCGGGGCGGGCTGTCGTTCCGAGCTGGTTACGGAAGTGAAGAATCGTGGTTTTGACAAGGCCCTGATCGTTACCGATGCGGTGCTTGTCAAAAGCGGGGTGGTCGAAAAGGTGACCGCGCTGCTCGATAAGGCGGGCCTTGCCTATGAGATCTTCGACAAGGTGATGCCGAACCCGACCATCGCGGTGGTCAAGGAAGGCATCGAGACCTTCAAGAAAGCCGGTGCCGACTATCTGATCGCCATTGGGGGCGGTTCGCCTCAGGATACCTCAAAGGCCATCGGCATCGTCATCAACAATCCCGAATTTGATGACATTCGCAGCCTTGAGGGCGTCGCGCCGACCAAAAAGCCCTGCGTGCCGATCATCGCACTGGCCACCACGGCGGGAACGGCTGCCGAGGTGACCATCAACTATGTCATCACCGATACCGAGAAACGCCGCAAGTTCGTCTGCGTCGACCCGCATGACATTCCCATTGTCGCGATCATTGACAGTGAACTGATGGCTTCGATGCCAACCTCGCTCAAGGCTGCAACGGGCATGGATGCCCTGACCCATGCCATCGAGGGCTATATCACGCTTGGCGCATGGGAGCTGACCGACGCGCTGCATCTGAAGGCCATCGAGATCATCGCCAGGTCGCTGCGCGATTCCTGCGCAGGCAAGCCCGAAGGTGTCGAAGGCATGGCGCTTGGCCAATATGTCGCTGGCATGGGCTTCTCCAATGTCGGGCTTGGACTGGTGCATGGCATGGCCCATCCGCTGGGAGCTTTCTATGACACGCCGCACGGGGTGGCCAATGCCATTCTGCTGCCGAGCCTGATGGCCTATAATGCCGAATTTACCGGTGAGAAATATCGCGATATCGCGGTTGCGATGGGTGTCAAGGGCGTTGAGGCCATGGCGCTGGAAGAGGCCCGCAAGGCGGCGGTTGATGCTGTCCAGCAGCTCTCGATCGATGTCAAGATCCCGACCAAGCTGACGGAAGTGGGCGCAAGGGCCGAGGATATCGACGCGCTGGCAGAAGCTGCCATGGCCGATGTCTGCACTGGCGGCAACCCACGCCCGGCCAAGCTCGAAGACGTCAAGGACCTCTACCGCGCCCTGATGTAA